Below is a genomic region from Sorghum bicolor cultivar BTx623 chromosome 9, Sorghum_bicolor_NCBIv3, whole genome shotgun sequence.
AAACGGTTCCATTTCCTAAAAGGATTTTCACTAAATATTACTCAACTAATTTGTTGAAAAATACTCTTTGGTAGACAGACATTGTGGACAACTATAGCCCCTTCACTTCATAGGATTGTAGCTGAGCGGGCAGGGCATATGATTGAAGTTGGATGCAACTGTCTGAGCTTATCCGTCAAATCTACCAGTcattcaaaaatatttttctctcataataaatcaacgaatagtatcttcagccatgacttttcagccaagcgaacTAAGTCAATAAATGGGATACAATAAAGCTAACATAATTCAAGAAAAAGGTTTTATATAAAACACAAATTGAACACATATAGAGATATGATGCAAAGGGAAAAATATTCATACAGAATTGAAAAGCATGTAAACTAGCTAGTAATCAAATTATCTCAACTAGATAAAATATCAGGGGGAGAGATGGAGCCCAAACATTTCTTTATTAAATGTGGACCCTAAATTTATCCATAAAACTTTTAATACTTAGATCACTTTTAAAACAGCCATGcctcttttaaaaatataagCAATTTGGAGAAGAATATAACTAACATATACTGATATAAACTGGTATTATATACTAAAATAAGCAGCCGAGAATTCtgattttgttttcatctaatgGTGAGGATTCATATTAAAGTCAAACTTTTCCTCATGAAAAGTATTGTACAAGTTTCTGAAAAAATACACATGATATTTGAGTGTTTCTCCCTTCCCAGAGACCTAAGCTTTCGTCTCTTTTCCTCTTCATCACAACAATTTTGGCAAGATCCACCCCCAGTGTATTGTATCTTATTTAGGGTCGGGTTTCTTCATAGGGTTAGGATTTTACTAGAAGAAAAAAGACATTCCCGTGTAAATGTGAATTTAGGGTTTATTTGGGAAAAAAAGGAAATTTAGGTTTGAATTTTGCGACAATGCCTTGAGAAATTTAGGATAGAAATTTCAAGGatttggagtttttttttaaaaaaataatttaagaaatATAGAACATGTTTGGATCTAATAGCACTAAAAAAATAGTAGCCAAAATTAATACTAGTGAACACAAATAGACCTGCTAATGTTCCACAACCGGGTTTGGACAGCTGATCGTTTAGCAAAGAGGAACCTTCCCCATCCTGAGGCTTGTCCATTTtgtgatcaagaagaagaaacAATAAATCATTTGTTAGTGGGCTGCGTTTTTGCTCGACAAGTCTGGTTTCTGGTTTTCCAACACTTGGGGCTCCTGCAGTTGGCTCCACAACCTACGGTGACTCATTTCTCTGGGTGGTGGAAGAAAACAACTTCTGATGTCCCCAAGGAAGCACGTAAAGGCCTCAATTCCTTGATTATTTTGGTCGCCTGGGAGATCTGGAAGCACCGTAATACTTGTGTCTTCGACAACATGAGGCCAAATGTTCAGGAAGTCCTTAGGGCCATTAGCTCGGAGGGAGGGATCTGGTGCTCAGCGGGGGCATCCAAACTCCAGGAGCTGGTCCTTAGGTTGCCTTCTGAGGCATAGGGTCTAGAGGTTATGGTCGTGTTTTGGCCTCTGAGTGGCGATTCTGTTTTCAGTTGTACCTTGTGTGGGGGTGTGTGAGTTGTGGGGTATGAGTGTGTTGTTTGGGTCTCTGTGACCTTTGTATGGGTCTCTATGACCTTTGTACCTTTTTTGTTCCTTAATGAAATGACGCGCAGTTCTCCTGcgctgttcgagaaaaaaaatagacCTGCTAATTATTAGCAAGACGATTACTTAACTATTAGTCCCATTAGCTAGTTTAGAGTTGCTATAATAGTTCATATGCACATTGAACTCACTATGCAACTACCTATTAGAAGGTTGATCTAGATGGTCTCCTACTGAAAATTAGCTTTCTTAAAAATAATAGTTATTAAATGAGCTAATATTTAGTGTtaatggatccaaaataggccctaggccttgtttaaaatGTTAttggattcacctcaatccacatacgTTAGTGCAGATTAGGTTAAAATTTAGCTCAAGTTTCACTCCAATCAACCaagcacatgtggattgatatgAATCCAACTACATCTAAACAAGATATAAAGCGAGAGCAGGCAAAATATGTGACTTTTCTTTTTGCACTATAAGCATACGCTAAGTTTAAaacaatttcaaaaaaaaactgaaCGATCAAAATATATTTATTGAGTTGGTTTCTATGTTTTCACAAATTGAGTGGTTTCCACCGTATGTATATTTTGCCGTGTACTATCTATTTGGGTGCAATTCAAACATGGGGTTGTCACATGTAAATAGGACAGATTAGCCATAGATGATGGATTGTGAGAAGAGGACGTCACGGCACGTCGTTCCAGTCAACCCGAGCGCCGGCCCAATCTATCCTTATAGTAGATAGATAGAATCAAAGCTCCAAGCTTGCAAATGCGATATTTTTTTTACTCCTGAGAATCAAAGTCAACCTGGATTACGAGGATAAACAAGAGCTGATCGCAGGcacaagaaaaaacaaaaatgcaaGAGATAGATCCTGGTCAACTCCATAAACAAATCTTATTTTTGCTCCCCCCTTGAGCAATGTCAACGCCGGCCTAGCTTGCCTTCTCTCTTTGCTTGCCGGCTCGCCGCCCATTTCTTCCCCGACCGGCGCCACATTCCCCGATGCCAATCCAGATCCGGCCATGGGCAACCGCGTGGCGAGGCTGGCCACGCCCTGCTTCGCGCCGGCCGACGGTCACCACCACCACGACGCGGACGATGTGCACCACGATACAGCGGGGCCGGCGGACGATGGCACCGGCGTCTGCCACATTCTCAGCTTCGACGGCCGCGACGGGCGCATCCATGGCGTGCTGCTGCCGTCGAACCAGTCCACGTTGGGCGGCTCCGTGCTCCTGAGCGACCGGGCGTCCTTCTccggctcctcgtcgtcgttcgACAGCTCCAACTCCTTCTCGTTCCGGACGCTCCAGCCGCGGCAGTACTCGGGCCCGCTGGACagctacggcggcggcggcggcagcagcatcaGCGCGTCGCCGTCGACGTCGACGTCCGCCACCAACTCGGGCGTGTCGTCGGTGTCGCGCCTCCCCGCGCGCACCGACGCGCAGATCCTCGCTGACCTCTACGCCACGCGGCaccggcggcagcagcaggcgTCCAGCGGGGGCAGCAGCTCGCTCCTCGGCGGCCTCCGCAGGGCCGTCGCGTCGGTGCTGCGCGCGGGGCCCTGCGTGTCCACCGGCGGGAAGCAGGAGCACGCCGTGGCGGTCGGCAACGGCGCGCCGGACGTCAACGGCGGCGCGGCGAGGGTGCAGTGGGCGCGCGGGAAGGCCGGGGAGGACAGGGTGCACGTGGTGGTGTCGGAGGAGCACGGCTGGATGTTCGTCGGCATCTACGACGGCTTCAACGGTCCCGACGCCACCGACTACCTCGTCGCGCACCTGTACGCGGCCGTGTGCCGCGAGCTCGACGGCGTGCTGCTgcgcggggaggaggaggaggacgaggacgacaACGACAAcggcgacgacgaggaggagtccTCGTCGTCGGTGCGGTGCAACGGACACCCACGCGGCGCGCGGGCGCGCGACCACGACGTGCTGGACGCGCTGGCGCGCGCCCTGGCGAGCACGGAGGCCGGGTACttcgcggaggcggaggcgcggGCGGCGGAGTGCCCGGAGCTGGCGATGATGGGTTCGTGCGTGCTGGTGGCGCTGGTGAAGGGCGCCGACGTGTACGTGATGAACGTGGGCGACAGCCGCGCCGTGCTGGCGCAGCGCGTGGAGCCCGACCTGTCGAGGGCGCTCGTCGCGCCGCGCCAGGGCGGCGCCGACCTCGCCGGCGTCAAGGAGGAGATCAAGCGGCAGTTCGACGCGTGCGAGATGGGGGACCTCGTCGCGCTGCAGCTCACCATGGACCACAGCACCAGCGTGTACAAGGAGGAGAGAAGGATCAGGAACGAGCACCTCGACGATCCTGCCTGCATCGTCAATGGCAGGGTGAAGGGGTCGCTGAAGGTGACGAGAGCGTTCGGCGCGGGATACCTGAAGGAGCCGAGGTGGAACAAGGCTCTGCTGGAGGTGTTCCGGGTGAAGTACGTCGGGACGTCGCCGTACATCAGCTGCCGGCCGTTCCTCCGGCACCACCGTGTGGGGCGGCGGGACAAGTTCATGATCCTCGCCTCCGATGGTCTCTACGACTACCTGAGCAATGAGGAGGTGGTGGCGCAGGTGGAGGCCTTCACCGCCAGCTACCCCGACGAGGACCCCGCCAAGTACCTCAGCCACGAGATCCTCCTCCGCGCCGCCAACCAAGCCGGTGAGTGTTCAGAGTTCAGTAATGGAGTTGAAACTAGTACTCCAGTGAATTGAAGAAACTAGTGCAGTATGTCTGATGGAACTTGGGATGATGAATGCAGGAATGGGGTTCCATGAGTTGCTCGAGGTTCAGCAAGGCGACCGGAGGCGGTACCATGACGACGtctccatca
It encodes:
- the LOC8068679 gene encoding putative protein phosphatase 2C 46; translation: MGNRVARLATPCFAPADGHHHHDADDVHHDTAGPADDGTGVCHILSFDGRDGRIHGVLLPSNQSTLGGSVLLSDRASFSGSSSSFDSSNSFSFRTLQPRQYSGPLDSYGGGGGSSISASPSTSTSATNSGVSSVSRLPARTDAQILADLYATRHRRQQQASSGGSSSLLGGLRRAVASVLRAGPCVSTGGKQEHAVAVGNGAPDVNGGAARVQWARGKAGEDRVHVVVSEEHGWMFVGIYDGFNGPDATDYLVAHLYAAVCRELDGVLLRGEEEEDEDDNDNGDDEEESSSSVRCNGHPRGARARDHDVLDALARALASTEAGYFAEAEARAAECPELAMMGSCVLVALVKGADVYVMNVGDSRAVLAQRVEPDLSRALVAPRQGGADLAGVKEEIKRQFDACEMGDLVALQLTMDHSTSVYKEERRIRNEHLDDPACIVNGRVKGSLKVTRAFGAGYLKEPRWNKALLEVFRVKYVGTSPYISCRPFLRHHRVGRRDKFMILASDGLYDYLSNEEVVAQVEAFTASYPDEDPAKYLSHEILLRAANQAGMGFHELLEVQQGDRRRYHDDVSIIIISLEGKIWSSS